A DNA window from Brassica napus cultivar Da-Ae chromosome C1, Da-Ae, whole genome shotgun sequence contains the following coding sequences:
- the LOC106441593 gene encoding SUN domain-containing protein 5-like isoform X2, translating to MARRGSCSTICLNEKFQRQNNGFRFRIVRFSQKADTNSIRGSFFERSISLVLLLWCFLFLVYCKLGYSHNHGDNYTDGSLSKVLNSTRSRDSSVSPQTTGKENNYCLLREGQLQDVYEHVLSNNALLICKVVQLQDGRGKHKTLNGSGVPSQLSNATHYRLEPDGTGYNYASAMKGAKVVDQNKEAKGASNVLGKDHDKYLRNPCSVSNKYVVIELAEETLVDTVRVANFEHYSSNLKEFSLSGSLSYPTDTWTHAGRFVAANAKQVQTFRLQEPKWLRYLKLSLISHYGSEFYCTLSVVEVFGIDALEQMVEDLFVGSETLPSKPALLELNHEEKTADERQDGEVKSNATDQIGKETDGQKKKDVVVKTINIVGDKKYEVREKHNVLKLLMQKVKLIEMNLSVVEDSVKTMNDKEREVSLEMKRTIMLVERSKAEIKEITEWKEKMDKELRDLELWKTLVVSRVESLARGNNALRLDVEKIEREQANLESKELGVLLISLFLVFLATVRLLSRRLWAFLGMSFTDKMGSLWPDSGWVMILLSSSIMIFITLLS from the exons ATGGCTAGGCGCGGAAGTTGTTCGACGATTTGTCTGAATGAGAAATTTCAAAGGCAAAACAATGGTTTCAGGTTTCGGATTGTCAGATTCTCTCAAAAGGCTGATACCAATTCTATAAGAGGCAGCTTCTTTGAGCGTTCTATCTCTCTGGTTCTATTACTCTGGTGTTTCCTCTTCCTTGTGTATTGCAAGCTTGGCTACAGCCACAATCATGGAG ATAACTACACCGATGGATCACTCTCCAAGGTCCTGAATTCCACAAGGTCTAGAGATTCTTCTGTCTCCCCTCAGACAACCGGCAAGGAAAACAACTACTGTCTCCTGAGAGAAGGCCAATTACAAGATGTGTATGAGCATGTTCTTAGTAACAACGCTTTGCTTATCTGCAAAGTTGTGCAGCTACAAGATGGAAGAGGAAAGCACAAG ACCCTAAATGGCTCGGGCGTGCCGTCACAGCTCTCCAATGCGACCCATTACAGGTTAGAACCAGATGGAACTGGTTATAACTACGCTTCTGCTATGAAGGGAGCAAAAGTAGTGGACCAAAACAAGGAAGCCAAAGGAGCTAGCAATGTCCTTGGCAAAGATCATGATAAGTATCTAAGAAACCCTTGTTCTGTCTCAAATAAATATGTCGTGATCGAACTCGCGGAGGAGACGCTGGTTGACACGGTGAGAGTTGCAAACTTTGAGCACTACTCTTCCAATCTCAAAGAGTTTAGCTTGTCGGGGAGTCTAAGTTACCCAACGGATACGTGGACTCATGCCGGGAGGTTTGTAGCTGCAAATGCTAAGCAGGTTCAGACATTCCGTCTCCAGGAACCTAAATGGCTGAGATATCTTAAACTGAGCTTGATTAGCCACTATGGGTCTGAGTTTTACTGTACGTTGAGTGTTGTGGAGGTCTTTGGCATCGATGCTCTTGAGCAAATGGTTGAAGATCTGTTTGTTGGGTCAGAGACTCTTCCCAGTAAGCCAGCTCTGCTGGAACTGAATCATGAAGAGAAAACCGCTGATGAAAGGCAAGACGGGGAAGTGAAAAGCAACGCCACAGATCAGATTGGGAAAGAAACTGACGgtcagaagaagaaagatgttGTTGTGAAGACTATTAACATCGTGGGAGACAAGAAATATGAAGTTAGGGAGAAGCACAACGTATTGAAGCTGTTGATGCAGAAAGTGAAACTGATTGAGATGAATTTATCGGTTGTTGAGGACTCTGTGAAGACGATGAATGACAAGGAAAGAGAGGTTAGCTTGGAGATGAAGAGAACCATTATGCTTGTAGAGAGAAGCAAAGCTGAAATCAAAGAGATCACAGAGTGGAAAGAGAAGATG GATAAGGAGCTTAGAGACCTAGAGCTATGGAAAACTCTTGTAGTTTCACGTGTAGAATCGTTGGCTAGAGGAAACAATGCATTGAG GTTGGATGTAGAGAAGATTGAGAGAGAGCAAGCAAACCTAGAGAGCAAAGAGCTTGGAGTTCTGTTGATAAGTCTCTTTCTCGTGTTCTTAGCAACGGTTCGGTTGCTCTCAAGGCGACTCTGGGCGTTTCTGGGGATGTCTTTTACGGATAAAATGGGATCGCTATGGCCAGATAGCGGTTGGGTCATGATACTGCTTAGTAGCAGCatcatgatttttattactTTGCTTTCTTAG
- the LOC106441593 gene encoding SUN domain-containing protein 5-like isoform X1: MARRGSCSTICLNEKFQRQNNGFRFRIVRFSQKADTNSIRGSFFERSISLVLLLWCFLFLVYCKLGYSHNHGDNYTDGSLSKVLNSTRSRDSSVSPQTTGKENNYCLLREGQLQDVYEHVLSNNALLICKVVQLQDGRGKHKPLDRVENKSLTLNGSGVPSQLSNATHYRLEPDGTGYNYASAMKGAKVVDQNKEAKGASNVLGKDHDKYLRNPCSVSNKYVVIELAEETLVDTVRVANFEHYSSNLKEFSLSGSLSYPTDTWTHAGRFVAANAKQVQTFRLQEPKWLRYLKLSLISHYGSEFYCTLSVVEVFGIDALEQMVEDLFVGSETLPSKPALLELNHEEKTADERQDGEVKSNATDQIGKETDGQKKKDVVVKTINIVGDKKYEVREKHNVLKLLMQKVKLIEMNLSVVEDSVKTMNDKEREVSLEMKRTIMLVERSKAEIKEITEWKEKMDKELRDLELWKTLVVSRVESLARGNNALRLDVEKIEREQANLESKELGVLLISLFLVFLATVRLLSRRLWAFLGMSFTDKMGSLWPDSGWVMILLSSSIMIFITLLS; this comes from the exons ATGGCTAGGCGCGGAAGTTGTTCGACGATTTGTCTGAATGAGAAATTTCAAAGGCAAAACAATGGTTTCAGGTTTCGGATTGTCAGATTCTCTCAAAAGGCTGATACCAATTCTATAAGAGGCAGCTTCTTTGAGCGTTCTATCTCTCTGGTTCTATTACTCTGGTGTTTCCTCTTCCTTGTGTATTGCAAGCTTGGCTACAGCCACAATCATGGAG ATAACTACACCGATGGATCACTCTCCAAGGTCCTGAATTCCACAAGGTCTAGAGATTCTTCTGTCTCCCCTCAGACAACCGGCAAGGAAAACAACTACTGTCTCCTGAGAGAAGGCCAATTACAAGATGTGTATGAGCATGTTCTTAGTAACAACGCTTTGCTTATCTGCAAAGTTGTGCAGCTACAAGATGGAAGAGGAAAGCACAAGCCCCTTGATCGCGTTGAAAACAAAAGTCTTACCCTAAATGGCTCGGGCGTGCCGTCACAGCTCTCCAATGCGACCCATTACAGGTTAGAACCAGATGGAACTGGTTATAACTACGCTTCTGCTATGAAGGGAGCAAAAGTAGTGGACCAAAACAAGGAAGCCAAAGGAGCTAGCAATGTCCTTGGCAAAGATCATGATAAGTATCTAAGAAACCCTTGTTCTGTCTCAAATAAATATGTCGTGATCGAACTCGCGGAGGAGACGCTGGTTGACACGGTGAGAGTTGCAAACTTTGAGCACTACTCTTCCAATCTCAAAGAGTTTAGCTTGTCGGGGAGTCTAAGTTACCCAACGGATACGTGGACTCATGCCGGGAGGTTTGTAGCTGCAAATGCTAAGCAGGTTCAGACATTCCGTCTCCAGGAACCTAAATGGCTGAGATATCTTAAACTGAGCTTGATTAGCCACTATGGGTCTGAGTTTTACTGTACGTTGAGTGTTGTGGAGGTCTTTGGCATCGATGCTCTTGAGCAAATGGTTGAAGATCTGTTTGTTGGGTCAGAGACTCTTCCCAGTAAGCCAGCTCTGCTGGAACTGAATCATGAAGAGAAAACCGCTGATGAAAGGCAAGACGGGGAAGTGAAAAGCAACGCCACAGATCAGATTGGGAAAGAAACTGACGgtcagaagaagaaagatgttGTTGTGAAGACTATTAACATCGTGGGAGACAAGAAATATGAAGTTAGGGAGAAGCACAACGTATTGAAGCTGTTGATGCAGAAAGTGAAACTGATTGAGATGAATTTATCGGTTGTTGAGGACTCTGTGAAGACGATGAATGACAAGGAAAGAGAGGTTAGCTTGGAGATGAAGAGAACCATTATGCTTGTAGAGAGAAGCAAAGCTGAAATCAAAGAGATCACAGAGTGGAAAGAGAAGATG GATAAGGAGCTTAGAGACCTAGAGCTATGGAAAACTCTTGTAGTTTCACGTGTAGAATCGTTGGCTAGAGGAAACAATGCATTGAG GTTGGATGTAGAGAAGATTGAGAGAGAGCAAGCAAACCTAGAGAGCAAAGAGCTTGGAGTTCTGTTGATAAGTCTCTTTCTCGTGTTCTTAGCAACGGTTCGGTTGCTCTCAAGGCGACTCTGGGCGTTTCTGGGGATGTCTTTTACGGATAAAATGGGATCGCTATGGCCAGATAGCGGTTGGGTCATGATACTGCTTAGTAGCAGCatcatgatttttattactTTGCTTTCTTAG